Proteins from a single region of Oryza brachyantha chromosome 6, ObraRS2, whole genome shotgun sequence:
- the LOC102714652 gene encoding mitogen-activated protein kinase 11 isoform X2, translating into MQNNSLRKKNATEVDFFTGYGDVNRYEILEVIGKGSYGLVCSANDTHTGEKVAIKKIHNIFEHISDAARILREIKLLRLLRHPDIVEIKHIMLPPSKMDFRDIYVVFELMESDLHQVIKANDDLTREHYQFFLYQMLRALKYIHTANVYHRDLKPKNILANANCKLKICDFGLARVAFSDAPTTVFWTDYVATRWYRAPELCGSFYSKYTPAIDIWSIGCIFAEVVIGKPLFPGKNVVHQLDLITDLLGTPSLDAISQVRNDKARKYLTCMRKKQPASFSHKFPKADPLALQLLRKLLAFDPKDRPSAEEALADPYFNGLAKVEREPSCQPIPKMEFEFERRRATKEDIKELIFREILEYHPQLLKEHTSGTERPNFHHLSAVDQFRKQFTQVEENVNGSGATVSLQRKHSSLPRQAFNYR; encoded by the exons ATGCAGAACAACAGTTTGCGTAAGAAG AATGCAACAGAGGTAGATTTCTTCACTGGGTATGGTGATGTTAATCGATATGAAATTCTGGAGGTCATAGGAAAAGGAAGTTATGGACTTGTATGTTCTGCAAATGATACACATACTGGAGAAAAGGTTGCAATAAAGAAGATACACAACATTTTTGAACATATATCAGATGCTGCACGCATACTCCGTGAAATCAAGCTTCTCAGGCTGCTTAGGCATCCTGATATAGTggaaataaaacatattatgcTACCCCCATCCAAGATGGATTTCAGAGACATATATGTTGTCTTTGAGCTTATGGAATCGGATCTTCATCAGGTCATAAAGGCTAATGATGATTTGACGAGGGAGCATTATCAGTTTTTCCTGTATCAGATGCTTCGTGCTTTGAAATATATCCATACAG CAAATGTCTATCACAGAGATCTAAAGCCAAAAAACATACTTGCCAATGCAAATTGCAAACTCAAAATTTGTGACTTTGGATTGGCAAGAGTTGCATTCAGTGATGCTCCCACTACAGTCTTCTGGACC GATTATGTGGCAACGAGATGGTATAGGGCACCTGAACTGTGTGGTTCATTTTATTCCAAG TACACACCAGCTATTGATATATGGAGTATAGGGTGCATTTTTGCCGAGGTTGTGATCGGAAAGCCACTATTTCCGGGTAAAAATGTTGTTCACCAGTTGGATTTGATAACTGATCTTCTGGGAACACCCTCCTTAGATGCTATTTCTCAG GTGCGGAATGACAAGGCAAGAAAATACCTGACGTGCATGCGGAAGAAGCAGCCTGCATCATTTTCACATAAATTTCCAAAGGCTGATCCATTAGCATTACAATTGCTTAGGAAGCTTCTGGCTTTTGATCCAAAGGACCGTCCATCTGCTGAAGAG GCATTGGCAGATCCATACTTTAATGGATTAGCAAAGGTAGAGCGCGAACCTTCTTGTCAACCAATTCCAAAGatggaatttgaatttgagcGTCGGAGAGCTACAAAGGAGGATATCAAGGAACTTATTTTTCGAGAAATTTTGGAGTACCATCCTCAATTATTGAAAGAGCACACTAGTGGAACAGAAAGGCCAAATTTTCATCATTTAAG TGCTGTTGACCAATTCAGAAagcagtttactcaagttgaGGAAAATGTGAATGGAAGTGGGGCTACTGTTTCGCTACAGAGGAAGCATTCTTCTTTGCCAAG